The Subtercola sp. PAMC28395 genome segment CCATGAGGGGTGGTCTCCTTACAGGTGGTGGGTTGAGCAGGTGGATCGGCGATTGTGGGGCGGTCTCGGGGATGAAGTCGATCTCATCGCCGCGCCGGCGGGGATCACCCTGGGTAGAACGGCCAGAACACGGGCACGAGCACGGTGGCGACAAGAAGGAAGAGAAGCACCAGCGGCAAGCCCAGCTTCCAGTAGTCACCGAACTGGTACGCGCCCGGGCCCATCACCATCGTATTCGCGGGGGTGGCCACGGGGGTGAGGAACGATGCTGCACCGGCCACTGCGACTGCGAGCAGCAGGGGCAGCGGCGAGATGCCCGTCTCGGTGGCGATGGCGATGGCAATCGGTGCCACGATGAGCGCAGTCGCCATGTTGCTGATCAACTGGCCGAGAACAACTGTCACCAGGGCGACACCCAGCACAAGCAGGTACGGACTCGAGTTGCCGACGGCGTTCACCAGCCCGTTCGCGAGAAGATCGGCCGCGCCACTGGACTGGATCGCCGTCGACAGGGGGATCATGCCGCCGACCAGGATGAGGGTGGTCCACGAGATCGAACGGTGGGCCTGGCCGACGCTGATGACGCGCAGCAGCACCATTGCGCAGGCGGCAACGAGCGCTGCGATGGCCGCGGGTACCAGTCCGGTAGCGAGCAGAACGACCATGCCTGCGAGAATGACCAGCGCTGTCTTCGCCTTCGGCCCCATGGGTACGGCCTGACGCCGGATGCTCTGCGGAGCATCCACCACCACGACGTTCGGGTCGGTCGTGTTCTCTTCGAGCGCCTGCCAGGTGCCCTGGAGCAGCATCACGTCACCGGGAACGAGAACCGCCTCGCTGAGGTCTTCGCCACTGCGCTGGATGGCGACCACCACCAGCTGGCCGCTCTCGGTGACCATGCCGGTGAAGACGCTGTCTCCCACGAACGACGAGCGGGGTGGCACGACGACCTCGGTGAGCCCCGAGTCACGACTGAGGAGACCCTCGGAACGAGCGAGCGAATACTGGGCGGCGAGCGTCTCGGCATGAGAACTCAGATCGCTTGGTGCGGCCCGGGCTGCACGTTTCGGCAGCAACTTCGGCCCCAGGAAGACGGTGATCAGAATCGTGCCGACCACGAGCGGGATTCCGACCAGCCCGAAGGCGAAGAACCCGATCGGTTTCTCGCCTGCACTCACGGCGAGTTCGGAGACCAGCACGTTG includes the following:
- a CDS encoding SLC13 family permease, with protein sequence MSQITITLIVLFVAVVLFVWNRFPVGIVAIGVALSLYATGVISFEQTLAGFGDPVIVFIAALFVVSEALDATGVTTWAGQQLVTRAGTDRRTLVTLVMVLVAIVTALISVNGAVAALIPMVVVLAIKIRQPPSQMLMPLAFGAHAGSLLVLTGTPVNVLVSELAVSAGEKPIGFFAFGLVGIPLVVGTILITVFLGPKLLPKRAARAAPSDLSSHAETLAAQYSLARSEGLLSRDSGLTEVVVPPRSSFVGDSVFTGMVTESGQLVVVAIQRSGEDLSEAVLVPGDVMLLQGTWQALEENTTDPNVVVVDAPQSIRRQAVPMGPKAKTALVILAGMVVLLATGLVPAAIAALVAACAMVLLRVISVGQAHRSISWTTLILVGGMIPLSTAIQSSGAADLLANGLVNAVGNSSPYLLVLGVALVTVVLGQLISNMATALIVAPIAIAIATETGISPLPLLLAVAVAGAASFLTPVATPANTMVMGPGAYQFGDYWKLGLPLVLLFLLVATVLVPVFWPFYPG